Proteins co-encoded in one Opitutus terrae PB90-1 genomic window:
- a CDS encoding FG-GAP repeat domain-containing protein, whose protein sequence is MSLAHRPSPSVVVAGLLAVVLCVGGCGRPAAPRASDARSAAAPRPVTDLNAFLPQPIGAAIGRPPWIGHVNTVDLDRDGLLDVIFCESQENQVLWIRQSPRGVFTEKLLASDMSAPVHVESADMDGDGDLDVIVSSMGVVFPDNDRIGTVFVLENDGRQNFTPHAVLEHTARVVDARAADLNRDGKMDLVLGQFGYDQGEISWLERTGPWEFQRHVLLDLSGAINVCVDDYNADGHLDIVALISQQWEEIYYFEGDGRGGFSTKRMWGSTNEDYGSSGLTSADLNRDGRPDLVYTNGDGFGPAATPGPRPWHGVQWFENKGDGNFRFHRIANYQGAYSPIVADVDGDGAMDIVASSAYADWNNTNRSVVSLVWFRNDGRMNFEPRILAKEPKDLITLAAGDFDGNGQVSLVTGGFYIYPPYDSMGRIVLWRKQPQPTR, encoded by the coding sequence ATGAGTCTGGCGCATCGGCCCTCCCCTTCGGTCGTGGTTGCCGGGCTGCTCGCGGTCGTGCTGTGCGTCGGCGGCTGCGGCCGGCCCGCCGCGCCGCGCGCGAGTGATGCCCGCTCGGCCGCTGCGCCACGCCCGGTGACAGACCTGAACGCTTTCCTGCCGCAGCCGATCGGCGCCGCGATCGGCCGGCCACCGTGGATCGGCCATGTCAATACGGTCGACCTCGATCGCGACGGACTGCTCGACGTGATCTTCTGCGAATCGCAGGAAAACCAGGTGTTGTGGATCCGGCAGTCGCCGCGCGGCGTGTTCACCGAAAAACTCCTCGCCTCGGACATGAGCGCGCCGGTGCACGTCGAAAGCGCGGACATGGACGGCGACGGCGATCTCGATGTGATCGTCTCGAGCATGGGCGTGGTTTTCCCCGACAACGACCGGATCGGCACCGTGTTCGTGCTGGAAAACGATGGCCGGCAGAATTTCACGCCGCATGCCGTGCTCGAGCACACCGCGCGCGTGGTCGACGCCCGCGCCGCCGACCTCAACCGCGACGGGAAAATGGACCTCGTGCTCGGGCAGTTCGGCTACGATCAGGGCGAAATCAGCTGGCTCGAGCGCACCGGTCCGTGGGAGTTCCAGCGACACGTGCTGCTCGATCTCTCCGGCGCGATCAATGTCTGCGTCGACGACTACAATGCGGACGGCCACCTCGATATCGTGGCGCTCATCTCGCAGCAGTGGGAGGAGATCTACTATTTCGAGGGCGACGGCCGCGGCGGTTTCAGCACGAAGCGCATGTGGGGCTCGACCAACGAGGACTACGGCAGCAGCGGACTCACGTCGGCGGATCTGAATCGCGACGGCCGGCCCGATCTCGTTTACACGAACGGCGACGGCTTCGGCCCCGCCGCCACGCCTGGGCCGCGGCCGTGGCACGGCGTGCAGTGGTTCGAGAACAAGGGCGACGGCAACTTCCGCTTTCACCGGATCGCCAACTACCAGGGCGCGTACAGCCCGATCGTCGCCGACGTCGACGGTGATGGCGCCATGGATATCGTGGCGTCGTCGGCCTACGCCGATTGGAACAACACGAATCGCAGCGTCGTTTCGCTTGTCTGGTTCCGCAACGACGGCCGGATGAACTTCGAGCCGCGCATCCTGGCGAAGGAGCCGAAGGATCTGATCACACTCGCCGCGGGCGATTTCGACGGCAACGGCCAGGTGTCGCTCGTGACCGGCGGGTTCTACATTTATCCGCCCTACGATTCGATGGGTCGCATTGTCCTGTGGCGGAAGCAGCCGCAGCCCACCCGATGA
- a CDS encoding transposase, which yields MARRLRVQYEGAIYHVINRGNYRRDVFETPATAQSFEATLAEACEQYRWRLHAFAIMRNHYHLALETPEANLVEGMHWLQTTFATRFNRFRSERGHLFQGRYQALLVEDAASLARVVDYIHLNPVRAGIVAAGQVAAFRWSSLARFLKPARPAWLVARDWLAANGYEETPEHWRDYVRHLVDLAGDRIAQERMGFTEMSRGWAIGSLAWRRAVAKDFAHLALAPGLPRDELREMQTARWQQGLSDALANVGKTADDVERDAKSAPWKVAIARRLRRERGAPTSWIAEQLKMGSASSVRVYLATRRDRLND from the coding sequence ATGGCGAGGCGATTGCGAGTCCAGTACGAAGGTGCGATCTACCACGTTATCAACCGCGGCAACTACCGACGAGATGTGTTTGAGACACCCGCAACGGCGCAGTCGTTCGAGGCGACGCTGGCGGAGGCGTGTGAGCAGTACCGGTGGCGCTTGCACGCATTCGCAATCATGCGCAACCACTACCACCTCGCCCTTGAGACGCCGGAAGCGAATCTCGTGGAGGGAATGCACTGGCTGCAGACGACTTTCGCGACGCGGTTCAATCGTTTCCGTTCAGAACGCGGGCATCTTTTCCAAGGTCGATACCAAGCTTTGCTCGTCGAAGATGCCGCGTCGCTGGCTCGAGTCGTGGACTACATTCACCTCAATCCGGTACGAGCGGGAATTGTCGCTGCGGGGCAGGTTGCGGCATTTCGTTGGAGCAGTTTGGCGCGTTTCCTGAAGCCCGCACGGCCCGCGTGGTTGGTCGCGCGCGACTGGCTGGCCGCGAACGGATACGAGGAAACTCCCGAGCACTGGCGGGACTACGTTCGTCATTTGGTCGATCTGGCGGGCGATCGCATCGCGCAGGAGCGGATGGGATTCACCGAAATGTCTCGCGGCTGGGCGATTGGCTCTTTGGCCTGGCGCCGCGCAGTAGCAAAGGACTTCGCTCATCTGGCACTGGCGCCCGGGCTTCCGCGTGACGAACTGCGTGAAATGCAAACGGCGCGTTGGCAGCAGGGGTTGAGCGATGCCCTGGCTAACGTGGGTAAGACGGCGGATGATGTGGAACGTGACGCCAAGAGCGCCCCTTGGAAGGTGGCAATCGCTCGCCGATTGAGACGCGAACGAGGAGCTCCCACCTCTTGGATCGCCGAGCAACTCAAGATGGGCAGCGCCAGCTCTGTCCGGGTCTATCTGGCGACCCGCCGAGATCGACTTAACGATTAG
- a CDS encoding FG-GAP-like repeat-containing protein produces the protein MLLSAAAAFVGGSFAHAEAAPEITAVPLAPRSQPGGRTLFTTLAPEQTGVVAENRYADPRMWGELYQELTFGAMGTGVAIGDYDNDGRPDLFIVSKADASRLFRNLGDWKFEDVTEKAGLAGGGGVLDEGLAWAKRLVGSDSAGANPWTQGATFADVNNDGRLDLYLCRFAAPNLLYINQGDGTFKEEAAARGLAVTDASGMGAFCDYDRDGWLDVYVQTNMLSATAHPNGQRDYLFHNKGNGTFENVTERAGIRGESSGHSATWWDYDQDGWPDLYVANDYGVPDSLYHNNGDPAAAGFTNRLGDVVPHTPYYAMGADFGDVDNDGLFDFFVADMAGSTHEKDHRGMASSRTLIKDNNENVTATPQYLRNALYLNTGLGRMREAVFLAGFPATDWTWSPRLEDLDNDGRLDLHVTNGMVREYHNVDLLERTMAAENVNESRRIIRASPVLAEANRAYRNLGEVAFENVGVAWGLDHKGVSFGSAFGDLDGDGDLDPVFGNYQSSATVARNDSTTGHRVVIALRGTRSNRFGVGANVRLETDAGVQVRELVLARGYLSSSEPVVHFGLGDAARIRRLMVAWPSGATQVFEDLPVDQRFTITEPGAGVVVGPALAAGREQRARLPAAGERPPYGFSEVSAAAGLAVRSREEPVDERESQPLIPTRFNRRGPALVVADLDGDAQDDVLLGGTTLDPARVMARTTAQRYTLPQPLAAKAGAADDGPVLAFDVDGDGDSDVLLTRAGNNLPAGAAGYQPTLLLNDGQARFAAADPAALPALPISAGAAAAADFDRDGRLDVFIGGRVIPGHYPLAPQSALLANHSTGGEVRFENVTDALAPGLREIGMVSSALWSDVDGDGWIDLLVALEWGGVRFWRNDQGRRFEDRSVEAGFAAAGTGWWTSLAAADFNGDGRLDYAAGNVGLNTQYQASLQQPALIFFGRFADRAEPQLVEAYYEGDRLYPRRVRKELGAQTPTLLRRIPKQDLYARATLDQILGEDRLATAQRFAATELRSGVFLSQPDGRFVFSPLPRLAQIAPLQGMAAGDFDGDGKADLYGVQNSYAPVPLVGHFDGGVSQLLRGDGRGGFTLVPPAESRLLVPGDAKALVTLDLNEDGWPDFLISRNNDTALAFRNPGVVGRKSLRVALRGAAGNPDAIGARVVLELADGSNQTTEIQAGAGYSSQSSAACFFGYPATNPPRRIHIRWPSGRTTEHAVRDVSATLTIEAPR, from the coding sequence GTGTTGTTGAGTGCGGCCGCGGCGTTCGTCGGCGGATCGTTTGCCCATGCCGAAGCTGCACCCGAGATCACTGCGGTGCCGCTTGCGCCACGCTCGCAGCCGGGCGGACGAACGTTGTTCACCACGCTCGCGCCGGAGCAAACCGGCGTCGTGGCGGAAAACCGTTACGCGGATCCGCGGATGTGGGGCGAACTGTATCAGGAACTCACGTTTGGTGCGATGGGCACCGGCGTGGCGATTGGCGACTACGACAACGACGGCCGGCCCGATTTGTTCATCGTGAGCAAAGCCGACGCGTCGCGGCTATTTCGCAATCTTGGCGACTGGAAGTTCGAGGACGTGACGGAGAAGGCGGGACTTGCGGGCGGCGGCGGGGTGCTCGATGAAGGTCTGGCCTGGGCAAAGCGGCTCGTCGGCAGCGACAGTGCGGGCGCGAATCCGTGGACGCAGGGCGCGACGTTTGCCGACGTGAACAACGACGGCCGGCTCGATCTGTATCTCTGCCGGTTCGCGGCGCCCAATCTGCTCTACATCAATCAGGGCGACGGCACGTTCAAGGAAGAGGCGGCGGCGCGCGGGCTGGCGGTCACGGATGCGAGCGGCATGGGGGCGTTCTGCGATTACGACCGCGATGGCTGGCTCGACGTCTACGTGCAGACGAACATGCTCAGCGCGACCGCGCATCCGAACGGCCAGCGCGACTACCTGTTCCACAACAAGGGTAATGGCACCTTCGAGAACGTGACGGAGCGCGCCGGGATTCGCGGCGAGAGCTCGGGCCACTCGGCTACATGGTGGGACTACGATCAGGACGGCTGGCCCGATCTTTACGTGGCGAACGACTACGGCGTGCCTGATTCGCTCTACCACAACAACGGCGATCCCGCGGCCGCGGGATTTACCAACCGGCTCGGCGACGTCGTGCCGCACACGCCGTATTACGCGATGGGCGCGGACTTCGGCGACGTCGATAACGATGGATTGTTCGACTTCTTCGTCGCCGACATGGCCGGTTCGACCCACGAAAAGGATCACCGCGGGATGGCGAGCTCGCGCACGCTGATCAAGGACAACAACGAAAACGTCACCGCCACGCCGCAGTATCTGCGCAACGCGCTTTATCTGAACACCGGGCTTGGACGGATGCGCGAGGCGGTGTTTCTCGCGGGATTTCCGGCGACGGACTGGACCTGGTCGCCGCGGCTCGAGGACCTCGACAACGACGGCCGGCTCGACCTGCACGTCACCAACGGCATGGTCCGCGAGTATCACAACGTCGATCTGCTCGAGCGCACGATGGCGGCGGAGAACGTGAACGAATCACGGCGAATCATCCGCGCCAGCCCGGTGCTCGCGGAAGCAAATCGCGCCTACCGGAACCTGGGCGAGGTCGCGTTTGAGAACGTCGGCGTGGCGTGGGGGCTGGACCACAAAGGCGTGAGTTTCGGCTCCGCTTTTGGCGATCTCGATGGAGACGGGGATCTCGATCCGGTGTTCGGCAACTACCAGAGCAGTGCGACCGTGGCGCGGAACGACTCGACCACGGGCCATCGCGTGGTGATTGCGCTGCGCGGCACCCGCTCGAATCGATTTGGCGTCGGGGCCAACGTGCGGCTCGAGACCGACGCGGGCGTGCAGGTCCGGGAGCTTGTGCTCGCACGCGGCTATCTCTCGAGCAGCGAACCGGTCGTTCACTTCGGATTGGGCGACGCGGCACGCATTCGTCGGCTCATGGTCGCGTGGCCGAGCGGGGCGACGCAGGTGTTTGAGGATCTGCCGGTGGATCAGCGGTTCACGATCACCGAGCCGGGCGCTGGTGTAGTCGTAGGGCCGGCGCTTGCCGCCGGCCGCGAACAACGAGCAAGGCTTCCGGCTGCCGGCGAGCGGCCGCCCTACGGATTTAGCGAGGTTTCAGCCGCAGCGGGCCTCGCGGTTCGCTCACGTGAGGAACCCGTCGACGAACGCGAATCACAGCCGTTGATCCCGACGCGTTTCAATCGGCGTGGGCCCGCGCTCGTGGTCGCGGATCTCGACGGTGACGCACAGGACGACGTGCTGCTCGGCGGCACGACGCTCGACCCGGCGCGGGTCATGGCGCGCACGACAGCCCAACGCTACACGCTGCCGCAGCCGCTCGCGGCAAAAGCGGGCGCGGCCGACGATGGCCCGGTCCTGGCATTTGATGTGGACGGCGATGGCGACAGCGACGTGCTGCTCACGCGAGCGGGCAACAACCTGCCGGCGGGCGCGGCCGGTTATCAGCCGACGCTGCTACTCAACGATGGGCAGGCGCGGTTTGCTGCCGCCGATCCCGCGGCTTTGCCAGCGCTGCCGATCAGTGCGGGTGCGGCGGCGGCGGCCGATTTCGATCGGGACGGACGGCTCGATGTGTTTATCGGCGGGCGGGTGATTCCCGGTCACTATCCGCTCGCGCCGCAGAGCGCACTGCTCGCGAACCACAGCACGGGCGGCGAAGTTCGGTTCGAAAACGTGACTGACGCGCTCGCGCCCGGACTGCGCGAAATCGGGATGGTCAGCTCCGCGCTGTGGAGCGACGTGGACGGCGACGGGTGGATCGACCTGCTTGTCGCGCTGGAGTGGGGCGGGGTTCGGTTTTGGCGGAACGACCAAGGTCGGCGTTTTGAGGACCGCTCGGTTGAGGCAGGTTTTGCGGCGGCGGGGACAGGCTGGTGGACCTCGCTCGCGGCGGCGGATTTCAACGGCGATGGGCGGCTCGACTACGCTGCGGGCAACGTGGGGCTGAACACGCAATACCAGGCGAGCCTGCAGCAGCCGGCGCTGATTTTCTTCGGCCGGTTTGCCGACCGTGCGGAACCGCAGCTGGTAGAGGCGTATTACGAAGGCGACCGGCTGTATCCGCGTCGTGTGCGCAAGGAACTCGGCGCGCAAACCCCGACGCTGCTGCGACGGATCCCAAAGCAGGATCTCTATGCGCGCGCGACGCTCGACCAAATCCTCGGCGAGGACCGGCTCGCGACGGCGCAGCGGTTCGCCGCGACAGAGCTGCGCAGTGGAGTGTTCCTCAGCCAGCCGGACGGTCGATTCGTGTTCTCGCCGCTGCCGCGACTCGCGCAGATCGCGCCGCTGCAGGGCATGGCGGCAGGGGATTTCGATGGGGACGGCAAGGCTGATCTCTACGGGGTGCAGAACTCCTATGCGCCGGTGCCGTTGGTCGGGCATTTCGACGGCGGCGTGAGCCAGCTGTTGCGCGGCGACGGCCGCGGCGGATTCACGCTCGTGCCGCCGGCGGAGAGCCGGCTGCTCGTTCCTGGCGACGCGAAGGCGCTGGTGACGCTCGACCTGAACGAGGACGGCTGGCCGGATTTTCTCATCTCGCGCAATAACGACACCGCCCTCGCGTTTCGGAATCCGGGCGTCGTAGGCCGCAAGTCGCTGCGGGTCGCGCTGCGCGGTGCCGCGGGTAATCCGGATGCAATCGGCGCGCGGGTTGTGCTCGAGCTGGCGGATGGCTCCAACCAGACGACCGAGATTCAGGCGGGCGCCGGCTACTCCTCACAATCGAGCGCCGCGTGTTTCTTTGGCTATCCTGCAACGAATCCGCCGCGCCGCATCCATATCCGCTGGCCGTCCGGCCGCACGACCGAGCACGCTGTGCGTGACGTGAGTGCGACGCTCACCATCGAAGCCCCACGCTAG
- a CDS encoding tetratricopeptide repeat protein, translating to MKTKLWIVFAVLLLAGLGVGGWWWVRAGAEQAVVATALPALPDLTNVLDPLRERIASADARATSRFSARTGLAELSRLYHANGFLEEAMRCYDGLEQLEPNEPRWPHLHATIVAGYGEVDRALTLWRRVEALAPDYIPARLRIADCELKADRPTKAAAEYAEVRKIRPDDRYALLGLARIDYDASRWEQAREKLEALVAQTNFELGYDLIVSVYEKLGQHERAESIRGAAKAFGTYRDPPDPWVDELMAECYDPYRLSLTAGVLARSGGQDKALQLLERAVELAPADISSRFQLGNLHVEMGNFSAGREALETCTRLAPEFSDGWARLSALQAQLGEMSAAERTLATGLQNCPQSPALHLMRARNLRQAGRTDEAINEYMISIRLRPNEPEPYMELGNTLIAAGREEEGVEQIRAALVAEPADPMALSVLAFRAIQLRDEAEAQQWMTRVENQPRVKPEQRQHLRDLYRQQFGHDFPSRGQAANR from the coding sequence ATGAAAACAAAACTCTGGATCGTGTTCGCCGTCCTGCTGCTGGCGGGGCTCGGCGTCGGTGGCTGGTGGTGGGTGCGCGCGGGCGCGGAGCAGGCGGTCGTCGCCACGGCACTGCCCGCGTTGCCCGATCTCACCAACGTTCTCGATCCGCTCCGCGAACGCATCGCGTCGGCCGACGCGCGAGCCACCTCCCGGTTCAGCGCGCGCACGGGTCTGGCGGAACTGAGCCGGCTCTATCACGCGAATGGTTTCCTCGAGGAAGCAATGCGCTGCTACGACGGACTCGAGCAGCTCGAGCCCAACGAACCGCGCTGGCCGCATTTGCACGCGACGATCGTCGCCGGCTATGGGGAGGTCGACCGCGCGCTGACGCTCTGGCGGCGGGTCGAGGCGCTCGCCCCCGATTACATCCCCGCGCGACTGCGCATCGCCGACTGCGAGCTCAAGGCCGACCGGCCGACGAAAGCCGCCGCGGAATATGCCGAGGTGCGGAAGATCCGGCCGGATGATCGCTATGCGCTGCTGGGCCTTGCCCGGATCGACTATGACGCTAGCCGTTGGGAGCAGGCGCGGGAAAAACTCGAAGCGCTCGTCGCGCAGACGAATTTCGAACTGGGTTATGATTTGATCGTCAGCGTTTATGAAAAGCTCGGACAGCACGAGCGCGCCGAGTCGATTCGCGGCGCCGCGAAAGCCTTCGGCACGTATCGCGATCCGCCGGACCCGTGGGTCGACGAGCTGATGGCGGAGTGCTACGATCCCTACCGGCTCTCGCTCACGGCGGGCGTGCTCGCGCGCAGCGGCGGCCAGGACAAGGCGCTGCAGTTGCTCGAGCGGGCGGTGGAGCTCGCGCCGGCGGATATTTCCTCGCGGTTTCAGCTCGGCAACCTGCACGTCGAGATGGGCAATTTCTCGGCTGGCCGCGAAGCGCTGGAGACGTGCACGCGGCTCGCGCCGGAGTTTTCTGACGGCTGGGCGCGATTGAGCGCGCTGCAGGCACAGCTCGGTGAAATGTCCGCGGCCGAGCGCACGCTCGCGACCGGTCTGCAGAACTGCCCCCAGTCGCCGGCGCTACACTTGATGCGCGCGCGCAATCTCCGGCAGGCCGGTCGGACAGACGAGGCGATCAACGAGTACATGATTTCCATCCGGCTGCGGCCGAACGAGCCCGAGCCCTATATGGAGCTTGGCAACACGCTCATCGCCGCGGGGCGGGAGGAGGAAGGCGTCGAGCAAATCCGAGCCGCTCTGGTGGCCGAGCCGGCGGACCCGATGGCGCTCAGCGTGCTGGCGTTTCGCGCGATCCAGCTCCGCGACGAGGCAGAGGCGCAGCAATGGATGACCCGCGTGGAGAATCAGCCCCGCGTGAAGCCCGAGCAGCGCCAGCACCTGCGGGACCTCTATCGCCAGCAATTCGGCCACGATTTTCCATCAAGGGGTCAGGCCGCTAATCGTTAA